One Deltaproteobacteria bacterium genomic window, GCCGAGCCGTCGGGCTTGCTCCCCGTGTCGGCCGACCTCGCGTCCCCTGCACCGCGGTCCGCGGCCGCGCCCGCGTCGGCTACCGCGCCCGTGTCGTGCACCACGGCCGCATCGGGTGCCGTGCTCGAGGTGCTGCTGCACCCGACGAGCGCGCTCGCGGCCAGGACTCCCATGAAATGACGACGCATGCGTTTCTCCTCGCCCGTACCACGCGGGCGGTCAGGCCGTGGCCGAGGAAACGCAGACGGACGGGATCGAGACGGTCCCGGCGCGCCCGCGTCCCGCTCCCCGGGGACACGGTGCCAAGAGGGCGCCGCGCGAACGCTATCCTCGCCCTCGATCGCCGCAGGGTAGGTCTCCTGGCTCGCGGCCCCGACGCCCCGCCTTGCAGGCGAAGCGCCGATCCTCCTCGCCTTCCCGGGCGCTGTCGTGCGCGCCCAGTGGCACCTCGAGGAGGCCTGACCGCTCACAGTGGCGGGCCCGCGCCGGATTCTCACCGGCTTCCCAGAACCACCGCGGCAAAGGGAGTGCCTAGTGCGCCTCCACGCGCTTGTCAAGCGCGACGAAGAAGCGTGCCCCGCACTTTCTCGGGATGGGGCGCCGCGCCCTTCGTATAAGGATGAAACGGCGTCGGTCGGTGGTCGGTGGGAAACCTCCCTCAACGGGTTGAAGGGACGGGCGGATCTTTTTTTTTGCGCCCGGCACAACACGCGGCCATGATGGAAAAAATCGCCTATTCCGGATCTGAATGGCTTCCACCGCTTGACGCGGGGGTCGAGCTTGATCAGAATGCTCGGCTTCTGACGGAACGAGGGCAGGGCATGCCGATCGCGCAAAGGCTGGCCGAAATGTCTTACTTCTCCTCGACTTGCCGCGTTCTCGGGGAGGGGCAGCTGACGGCCTGGACCCTGCACCGAACGGCCCTCTCGTCGCTCGACCTGCTCGAGTACCCGGCCGGAGAGTTCGAACTCCGGGTCGAGGTGGAGCAGAGCGCCTGCGTCCTTTCCGGCTCGGCCACGGTGGACTTGGCCGACGGCCGGTTCCTCCGGCTCGGGCCCGGGGACGCCATGTACCTGCCACGAGGCATGCAAGGCCGCTGGATCGTGCGTGAAACGCTGCGCACGGT contains:
- a CDS encoding cupin domain-containing protein; translation: MSYFSSTCRVLGEGQLTAWTLHRTALSSLDLLEYPAGEFELRVEVEQSACVLSGSATVDLADGRFLRLGPGDAMYLPRGMQGRWIVRETLRTVAVRNS